From a region of the Ardenticatena maritima genome:
- a CDS encoding DUF5939 domain-containing protein translates to MAFTYTWQWHLQSSPERLWPLVSDTDRFNALAGVPAVEIADDESVEAPTHLLRMRIFGQTIEWEEPPFEWVSPHWFRIVRTYRRGPVARMVVTLRLAPTQEGGSLLTYTVEAEPANPLGYLAIPIQIGLISRVRFERAFRLLDDLAQRAAETPQRAPLPARTKVRAPDLLDTLAARLVELGFDAALVERLKTLIRTGTDAELAHMHPILYARRWQADEQSVINLFFHASRVGLLELQWDVACPACHGTPVSLNELRQLEEHAHCPYCRIVYEADFEHAVQVTFRPHPTVREVVVPVYCVGGPRNTPHLLAQQWLAPGETRTIEIDLEAGEYRLRWPTHPDWREAIHSFEEWQTPRPWQSRLIVSPPDEHAPSPRTQANFVLAAALNPAHIHLDEGRVTLTITNRDTQPHLIGIERLHWADYTLTAARALTLQSFRDLFPFESLRKGMQIHVSSVALLFTDLRGSTAYYRQVGDGPAFDRVAAHFDILRRNVEAVGGAVVKTIGDAIMGAFPNLEMGLQAALGILQDIEAYNASHTDWPLRLRLGLNSGPALVVTLNGQLDYFGSTVNLAAKLERQSRGNEIVLPHALFDTLETPLDGWCTENDMVAIPGEEKPFPIVRIWKPTNAELR, encoded by the coding sequence ATGGCTTTCACCTACACCTGGCAATGGCATCTGCAATCGTCACCTGAACGGCTCTGGCCGCTGGTGAGCGATACCGACCGCTTCAACGCCCTGGCGGGGGTGCCGGCGGTTGAAATTGCAGATGATGAGAGTGTTGAAGCGCCCACGCATCTTTTGCGCATGCGCATTTTTGGGCAAACAATTGAATGGGAAGAACCCCCCTTCGAGTGGGTAAGCCCGCACTGGTTTCGGATCGTGCGAACCTATCGGCGCGGACCCGTCGCGCGCATGGTGGTGACCCTGCGGCTTGCGCCAACCCAGGAAGGGGGGAGCCTGCTGACCTACACTGTTGAAGCCGAACCGGCGAACCCTCTGGGCTACCTGGCTATTCCCATCCAAATCGGGCTGATCAGCCGCGTGCGCTTTGAGCGCGCCTTTCGCCTGCTGGACGACCTGGCACAACGCGCCGCCGAGACGCCCCAACGCGCGCCACTTCCAGCACGCACGAAAGTGCGCGCCCCCGACCTGCTCGACACACTCGCCGCCCGCCTTGTCGAACTTGGCTTCGACGCCGCGCTGGTCGAACGCCTGAAAACACTCATCCGCACCGGTACCGACGCCGAACTTGCCCACATGCATCCCATTCTGTACGCCCGCCGCTGGCAAGCAGACGAGCAAAGCGTCATCAACCTCTTCTTCCACGCTTCACGTGTCGGCTTGCTCGAACTGCAATGGGACGTCGCCTGTCCGGCTTGCCACGGCACACCTGTGAGCCTCAATGAACTGCGCCAGTTGGAAGAACACGCCCACTGCCCCTACTGCCGCATTGTGTACGAAGCCGACTTTGAGCATGCTGTGCAAGTCACCTTCCGCCCACACCCCACCGTGCGTGAGGTGGTTGTGCCCGTCTACTGCGTAGGGGGACCACGCAACACGCCCCACTTGCTGGCGCAACAATGGCTTGCCCCCGGCGAAACGCGCACAATTGAGATTGACCTTGAAGCGGGCGAATACCGCTTGCGTTGGCCCACACACCCCGACTGGCGCGAAGCCATCCATTCATTTGAAGAATGGCAAACACCGCGCCCCTGGCAATCCCGCCTGATTGTCAGCCCGCCCGACGAACACGCCCCCTCACCACGCACGCAGGCAAACTTTGTCCTCGCCGCCGCGCTCAACCCCGCGCATATTCACCTGGACGAAGGGCGTGTCACACTGACTATCACCAACCGCGACACGCAACCGCACCTCATCGGCATTGAGCGCCTGCATTGGGCGGATTACACGCTCACCGCCGCACGCGCACTCACCTTGCAATCCTTCCGCGACCTCTTTCCGTTTGAATCGCTGCGCAAAGGCATGCAAATCCATGTTTCATCAGTCGCGCTCCTCTTTACCGACTTGCGCGGCTCAACGGCCTATTATCGCCAGGTGGGCGATGGTCCCGCATTTGACCGCGTGGCGGCACACTTCGACATTCTGCGGCGCAACGTTGAAGCCGTTGGCGGCGCGGTGGTAAAAACTATTGGCGATGCGATTATGGGCGCTTTCCCCAATCTCGAAATGGGGCTACAAGCCGCCTTGGGTATCCTGCAAGACATTGAAGCCTACAACGCCAGCCATACCGACTGGCCGCTCCGCCTGCGCTTGGGATTGAACAGCGGCCCCGCCCTGGTGGTGACGCTCAACGGTCAACTCGACTACTTTGGGAGCACGGTCAACCTGGCCGCCAAATTGGAACGCCAGAGCCGTGGGAATGAAATCGTCTTGCCGCACGCCTTGTTTGACACGCTGGAAACGCCCCTCGACGGCTGGTGTACCGAGAACGATATGGTTGCCATCCCAGGCGAGGAGAAACCTTTCCCCATTGTCAGAATCTGGAAGCCGACGAACGCTGAACTAAGGTGA
- a CDS encoding SPFH domain-containing protein, whose product MALSVIEWFDPTGKDIVQRIPEDGSGEFRLGSQLIVRESQAAVFFRDGKALDVFGPGRHTLTTANLPLLTTLIGLPFGGTSPFRAEVVFVNLKQFTDMKWGTPQPIPMRDSEFGMVQLRAFGRYAMRVADPQLFVNAIVGTQGLYTTRDIEQYLRSVIVSRFTDLIASITNSILSIARQFDEINAAMRAKLRDDFSAVGLDLRGFFLESITPTEETQKAMDERAAMGAIGDMQAYLQFKAARALGDAALGGGGGEGGEGGLGAGLAGAGFGLGAGAGLGAMMAQLLGQSFQGGAQQQQQPAAQQGPQTVEQAFTPLEMLVQQQLAIPQDERNTILQRLAALEVELSKPDANLATIKQLRKEITETYPWLAEPLKTVFAQPPVEKAMAAAAQRFLDESE is encoded by the coding sequence ATGGCTTTGAGTGTCATCGAATGGTTTGACCCCACAGGGAAAGACATCGTCCAACGCATTCCCGAAGATGGTTCGGGCGAATTTCGCCTCGGCTCGCAGTTGATTGTGCGTGAAAGCCAGGCGGCTGTCTTCTTCCGCGATGGGAAAGCCCTCGACGTTTTTGGGCCGGGGCGGCACACGCTCACCACCGCCAACCTGCCCCTGCTGACCACTCTCATCGGGCTGCCTTTTGGGGGCACATCGCCCTTCCGCGCCGAAGTCGTCTTCGTCAACCTGAAGCAGTTTACCGACATGAAATGGGGCACGCCCCAACCCATCCCCATGCGCGATAGCGAATTTGGCATGGTGCAGTTGCGCGCCTTCGGGCGCTACGCCATGCGCGTCGCCGACCCGCAACTCTTTGTGAACGCGATTGTCGGCACGCAGGGGCTTTACACCACACGCGACATTGAGCAGTATCTGCGCAGCGTCATCGTCTCACGCTTTACCGACCTTATCGCCAGCATCACCAACAGCATCCTTTCGATTGCCCGCCAATTTGATGAAATCAACGCCGCCATGCGCGCCAAACTACGCGACGATTTCAGCGCCGTGGGGCTTGATTTGCGCGGCTTCTTCCTCGAAAGCATCACGCCGACCGAAGAAACCCAGAAAGCCATGGATGAACGCGCCGCGATGGGCGCCATTGGCGACATGCAAGCCTACCTGCAATTCAAAGCCGCCCGCGCCCTCGGCGACGCAGCGCTGGGTGGCGGCGGCGGTGAAGGCGGCGAAGGCGGCTTGGGCGCCGGGCTGGCGGGTGCCGGTTTCGGCTTGGGCGCTGGGGCGGGGTTGGGCGCCATGATGGCGCAATTGCTCGGACAATCCTTCCAGGGCGGTGCGCAACAACAGCAACAACCCGCCGCCCAACAGGGTCCCCAAACCGTCGAACAAGCCTTCACACCGCTTGAAATGCTTGTTCAACAGCAACTCGCCATCCCGCAGGATGAACGCAACACCATTCTTCAACGGCTCGCCGCGCTGGAAGTTGAATTGAGCAAGCCGGATGCTAACCTCGCGACGATCAAGCAATTACGCAAAGAGATTACCGAGACCTATCCCTGGCTTGCCGAACCACTCAAAACCGTCTTTGCCCAACCACCCGTCGAAAAGGCAATGGCGGCGGCCGCCCAGCGCTTTCTGGATGAATCCGAGTAA
- a CDS encoding FAD binding domain-containing protein, which produces MYPPTFDYVRANSVEEAVQLLQEHGDNAKLIAGGHSLIPAMKLRLMAPAVLIDISRLGLDTIMVDRGYGLRVGALATHHAIASSDEVRQLAAALAEAASVVGDVQVRNRGTIGGNLAHADPASDLPAAVLALGGEIHVTGPNGSRTIPADEFFLGLFTTALEPNEIITNIGFPNIGFKQVRSAYVKFPHPASGYAVVGVAACLEMDGETITTARVAANGAFDHATRLTAVEDALTGATLSAETLSAAAEKAADGFSTDDFMADLFASSEYRAHLLKVYTKRALLRAAGLA; this is translated from the coding sequence ATGTATCCACCAACCTTTGACTACGTCCGCGCGAACAGCGTGGAAGAAGCCGTCCAACTCTTGCAAGAACATGGCGACAACGCCAAACTCATCGCCGGAGGGCACAGCCTGATTCCCGCCATGAAATTGCGCCTGATGGCGCCGGCGGTCCTCATTGACATTAGCCGCCTGGGGCTGGATACCATCATGGTGGACCGCGGCTACGGTTTGCGTGTGGGGGCGCTGGCTACCCACCATGCGATTGCCAGCAGCGACGAGGTGCGCCAACTTGCCGCCGCCCTGGCGGAAGCCGCCTCGGTTGTGGGGGATGTGCAGGTGCGCAACCGCGGCACGATTGGCGGCAACCTGGCCCACGCTGACCCCGCTTCGGACTTGCCCGCGGCGGTGCTGGCGCTGGGGGGTGAAATCCACGTGACGGGACCCAACGGAAGCCGCACCATTCCGGCGGATGAGTTCTTCCTGGGGCTGTTCACCACCGCGCTGGAACCGAACGAAATCATCACCAACATTGGCTTTCCCAACATTGGGTTCAAGCAGGTGCGCAGCGCCTACGTGAAATTCCCGCACCCCGCTTCGGGGTATGCCGTGGTGGGGGTGGCCGCTTGCCTTGAAATGGACGGTGAGACGATTACCACCGCCCGCGTTGCCGCCAACGGCGCGTTTGACCACGCCACCCGCTTGACGGCGGTTGAAGACGCATTGACGGGGGCGACGCTGTCGGCTGAGACGCTCAGCGCCGCCGCCGAGAAAGCCGCCGACGGGTTCAGCACGGACGACTTCATGGCTGACCTTTTCGCTTCGTCGGAGTATCGCGCCCACTTGTTGAAGGTGTACACCAAGCGCGCATTGCTCCGTGCGGCGGGGTTGGCGTAA
- a CDS encoding xanthine dehydrogenase family protein molybdopterin-binding subunit: MTTTTRILGKAIRRREDPALVTGRGKYTDDLRLPNMVYAAILRSPYAHARIKSIDTSKAKALDGVVAVFTGEDVAASGIPGVVPVGWLLPNLKTPAHPILAQGKVRHVGEAVAVVIANDRYTAHDALELIEVEYEPLPAVADPYKAVQPGAPAVHDEAPDNVAFDWEIGDKAATDAAFAQAAHVVSLDLRNNRLAPNAMETRGALADFDPANEKLTLYMTSQNPHIHRLLMSLASLGLPEHKIRVIAPEVGGGFGSKIHHYPEEAIISWASMQLGRPVKWQATRSEAFMTDAHGRDHVTHAELAIDADGKVIGLRVETYANLGAYLSTFAPAVPTYLYGTLLSGEYEIPNIYAHVVGVFTHTTPVDAYRGAGRPEATFVVERLMALGARKIGMDPAEFRRRNFIPPDKFPYQTPVALQYDSGNYEGALKKALELVDYENLRAEQAKAREQGRYIGIGFSCYIEACGLAPSAVVGSLGAQAGQWESAVVRVHPTGKVTVYSGSSAHGQGHKTTFAQIAAEILGVNYEDVEIVEGDTDTVQYGWGTYGSRSAAVGGSAIAVSAQKVVEKGKKIAAHLLEAAEDDIEFDAGAYFVKGAPDKSVTIQDVALQAYLAHNLPPGIEPALEATTFYDPANFVYPFGTHIAVVEVDTDTGQVKLLRYVAVDDVGNVINPMIVEGQIHGGIAQGVGQALFEGVVYDENANLLTGSLMDYALPKASQLPSYELDRTVTPCPHNPLGVKGVGEAGTIASTAAVVNAVMDALAPFGIEHIDPPLTAEKVWRAIQAAQGNGN, translated from the coding sequence ATGACAACCACAACCCGTATTCTTGGTAAAGCCATCCGTCGCCGTGAAGACCCCGCGCTGGTGACCGGACGCGGCAAATACACCGACGACCTGCGCTTGCCCAACATGGTGTACGCCGCCATTTTGCGCAGCCCCTATGCTCACGCTCGCATCAAGTCCATTGATACCAGCAAAGCCAAAGCCCTTGACGGTGTTGTCGCCGTTTTCACTGGCGAAGATGTCGCCGCAAGCGGCATCCCCGGCGTTGTGCCGGTGGGGTGGCTCTTACCCAACCTGAAAACGCCCGCGCATCCCATTTTGGCGCAAGGCAAAGTGCGCCACGTGGGGGAAGCCGTTGCCGTCGTCATCGCCAACGACCGCTACACCGCCCACGACGCGCTCGAACTGATTGAAGTGGAGTATGAGCCGCTTCCCGCCGTAGCCGACCCCTACAAAGCCGTCCAGCCGGGCGCGCCCGCCGTGCACGACGAAGCCCCCGACAACGTTGCCTTTGACTGGGAGATTGGCGACAAAGCCGCAACCGACGCCGCTTTTGCCCAAGCCGCCCACGTGGTCTCGCTCGATTTGCGCAACAACCGCCTCGCGCCCAATGCGATGGAAACGCGCGGCGCACTCGCCGATTTCGACCCAGCGAACGAGAAACTCACGCTCTACATGACCAGCCAGAACCCCCACATTCACCGCTTGCTCATGTCGCTGGCTTCCCTGGGGTTGCCCGAACACAAAATCCGTGTCATCGCGCCCGAAGTGGGGGGCGGGTTTGGCAGCAAAATTCACCACTACCCGGAAGAAGCCATCATCTCGTGGGCTTCCATGCAGTTGGGGCGCCCCGTCAAATGGCAAGCCACCCGCTCCGAAGCCTTCATGACGGACGCCCACGGTCGCGACCATGTGACCCACGCCGAACTCGCTATTGACGCCGACGGCAAAGTCATCGGCTTGCGGGTCGAGACCTACGCCAACCTTGGCGCGTACCTTTCGACGTTTGCGCCTGCGGTGCCCACCTACCTCTACGGCACGCTTCTGTCGGGTGAATACGAAATCCCCAACATCTACGCGCATGTTGTGGGCGTCTTCACCCACACCACGCCGGTGGACGCCTACCGCGGCGCTGGTCGCCCCGAAGCCACCTTCGTTGTCGAGCGGTTGATGGCGCTGGGCGCGCGCAAAATCGGCATGGACCCCGCCGAATTCCGCCGCCGCAACTTCATCCCGCCTGACAAGTTCCCGTACCAGACGCCCGTTGCGTTGCAGTATGACAGCGGCAACTACGAAGGGGCGTTGAAGAAGGCGCTTGAACTGGTGGACTACGAGAACCTGCGCGCCGAACAAGCCAAAGCCCGCGAGCAAGGGCGCTACATTGGCATCGGTTTTTCCTGCTACATTGAAGCCTGCGGGCTAGCGCCGTCGGCTGTTGTCGGTTCGTTGGGCGCACAAGCCGGGCAGTGGGAAAGCGCCGTGGTGCGCGTCCACCCCACCGGGAAGGTGACGGTCTACAGCGGTTCTTCGGCGCATGGGCAGGGGCACAAAACCACGTTTGCCCAAATTGCCGCCGAAATTCTGGGCGTGAACTACGAGGATGTGGAAATCGTCGAAGGCGATACGGACACGGTGCAGTATGGTTGGGGCACGTATGGGAGCCGTAGCGCCGCTGTGGGTGGGAGCGCCATTGCCGTCAGCGCCCAAAAAGTGGTTGAAAAAGGTAAGAAGATTGCCGCCCACCTGCTGGAAGCCGCCGAAGATGACATTGAATTTGACGCGGGAGCCTACTTTGTGAAGGGCGCGCCCGACAAGTCGGTCACCATTCAGGATGTGGCGTTGCAAGCCTATCTGGCGCACAACTTGCCGCCCGGTATCGAGCCGGCGCTCGAAGCCACCACCTTCTATGACCCCGCCAACTTCGTGTATCCATTTGGTACACACATTGCCGTCGTCGAAGTGGATACCGATACCGGGCAGGTGAAACTCCTACGCTACGTCGCGGTGGACGATGTGGGCAACGTCATCAACCCGATGATTGTCGAGGGGCAAATCCACGGTGGCATCGCGCAAGGTGTGGGGCAAGCGCTGTTCGAGGGCGTTGTGTACGATGAAAACGCCAATCTGCTCACCGGCTCATTGATGGACTACGCCTTGCCCAAGGCGAGCCAACTGCCCTCCTACGAACTTGACCGCACTGTCACGCCCTGCCCGCACAACCCGTTGGGCGTGAAAGGCGTCGGCGAGGCAGGCACAATTGCTTCGACGGCGGCTGTGGTCAACGCCGTGATGGACGCACTGGCGCCCTTCGGTATCGAGCATATTGACCCACCGTTGACCGCCGAAAAAGTCTGGCGTGCTATTCAAGCCGCGCAGGGCAATGGGAACTAA
- a CDS encoding (2Fe-2S)-binding protein has protein sequence MQITLTVNGQSHTVDVPPRMLLVHLLRDVLGLTGTNIGCDTSQCGACTVLLNGNAVKSCTVLAVQADGAEVLTIEGLSQNGELHPLQKAFWEEHGLQCGFCTPGMIMTAYDLLQKNPSPTEEDVRHGLEGNICRCTGYHNIVKAVLRAAQEM, from the coding sequence ATGCAAATTACACTCACCGTCAATGGGCAGAGCCACACCGTAGATGTCCCCCCTCGCATGCTGCTTGTGCACTTGCTCCGCGACGTGCTCGGACTGACGGGTACCAACATTGGATGTGATACCAGCCAATGCGGCGCGTGTACCGTCTTGCTGAATGGCAACGCCGTCAAATCGTGTACGGTCTTGGCGGTGCAGGCTGACGGTGCAGAGGTGCTGACCATCGAAGGCTTGAGCCAGAATGGGGAATTGCACCCCTTGCAAAAAGCCTTTTGGGAAGAGCACGGGCTCCAATGCGGTTTCTGCACGCCCGGCATGATTATGACCGCCTACGATTTGCTCCAAAAGAACCCATCCCCCACAGAGGAGGACGTGCGCCACGGGTTGGAAGGCAACATTTGCCGTTGCACAGGCTATCACAACATTGTGAAAGCCGTGTTGCGCGCCGCCCAAGAGATGTGA
- a CDS encoding SRPBCC family protein, with translation MIRINGEHIVPGPRERVYALLQDPDFLAQAIPGVKNLQRVDDTTYEAELTLGVGPIRGTFQGRVRLADQNPPESFSLHLEGQGSVGFVKGVGRITLEEVPEGTRLVYEGESEAGGRIAQVGQRLIQSVARKMISDGLKKLDEAVQSA, from the coding sequence ATGATTCGCATCAATGGAGAGCATATCGTTCCCGGTCCGCGCGAACGGGTGTACGCCCTTTTGCAAGACCCCGATTTTCTCGCGCAGGCGATTCCCGGCGTCAAGAACTTGCAGCGCGTGGATGATACCACCTACGAAGCCGAACTCACGTTGGGCGTCGGACCTATTCGCGGAACTTTTCAAGGGCGTGTGCGCCTTGCCGACCAAAACCCGCCTGAATCGTTTAGCCTGCATCTGGAAGGGCAAGGTTCGGTAGGGTTTGTCAAGGGCGTGGGGCGCATCACGCTGGAAGAAGTCCCCGAAGGCACGCGGCTGGTCTATGAAGGCGAAAGCGAAGCCGGCGGGCGTATTGCGCAGGTTGGGCAGCGTCTCATCCAGAGTGTTGCCCGCAAAATGATTAGTGACGGCTTGAAAAAACTGGATGAAGCTGTGCAAAGTGCCTGA